In one Planctomycetota bacterium genomic region, the following are encoded:
- a CDS encoding response regulator, whose amino-acid sequence MSDKKRVLDVGQCVPDHAAIRRLVEGTFGAEVVQTHGPEDTLAALTGGHFDLVLINRKLDADYTDGIEILKQIKADPRIAAVPVMLVTNYAEHQQASVAAGGAPGFGKAELSQPETHERLRKYLEK is encoded by the coding sequence ATGAGTGACAAAAAGCGGGTGCTTGACGTCGGGCAATGCGTGCCGGACCATGCCGCGATCCGCCGACTGGTCGAAGGAACCTTCGGCGCCGAAGTGGTACAGACGCACGGCCCCGAGGACACGCTGGCCGCGCTGACCGGCGGCCATTTCGACCTGGTGCTGATCAATCGCAAGCTCGACGCCGATTACACCGACGGCATCGAGATTCTCAAGCAGATCAAGGCCGATCCGCGTATTGCCGCGGTGCCGGTGATGCTGGTCACCAACTATGCCGAGCATCAACAGGCCAGCGTCGCCGCCGGTGGCGCGCCAGGCTTTGGCAAAGCCGAGCTGAGCCAACCCGAGACGCACGAGCGGCTGAGGAAGTATTTGGAAAAATAG
- the sppA gene encoding signal peptide peptidase SppA has translation MSSSDQGSSRPEVVHAQVAGYPPPRRRSRWGLFFVLIVLGSMGLMVMLMFSALVSGVSSSSGEGHVEEHYHSLSKTATQKIAIISVEGAIFSGEGFVKHQIDHALADKNVKGIVIRVDSPGGTVTGSDYIYHHLVKLKQEKKIPFVVSMGGIAASGGYYVSMAVGDEADVIYAEPTCWTGSIGVVIPHYDASGLAKKFDFKEDSIKSHELKAMGSPLKEMTPQEKAIFQSLVDDSFARFKKIVQSGRKRFREHPEELDKVATGQVFTTGQALASGLIDKEGFIEDAIQRVIDLGGLNKDRVKVVKYKEPFHLFSGLFAQSQASLREPSLKLLLDMSTPRGWYIFAWPAATE, from the coding sequence ATGAGTTCGTCTGATCAAGGATCGAGCAGGCCGGAAGTCGTTCACGCCCAAGTCGCCGGCTACCCACCGCCACGACGACGCTCGCGATGGGGCTTGTTCTTCGTGCTGATCGTGCTGGGGAGCATGGGGCTGATGGTCATGCTGATGTTCAGCGCCCTGGTCTCGGGCGTTTCGTCGTCGAGCGGCGAGGGGCACGTCGAAGAACACTATCACTCCCTCTCGAAGACAGCCACGCAGAAGATCGCCATCATCTCGGTCGAGGGGGCGATTTTCAGCGGCGAAGGTTTCGTCAAGCATCAAATTGACCACGCCCTGGCCGACAAGAATGTGAAAGGAATCGTGATCCGTGTTGATTCCCCCGGCGGCACCGTGACCGGCAGCGATTACATCTATCACCACCTGGTGAAGCTGAAGCAGGAAAAGAAGATTCCCTTCGTGGTCAGCATGGGGGGCATCGCGGCCAGCGGCGGCTATTACGTCTCGATGGCCGTCGGCGACGAGGCCGACGTGATCTATGCCGAGCCGACTTGCTGGACCGGTTCGATCGGCGTGGTGATTCCACACTACGACGCTTCGGGCCTGGCCAAGAAGTTCGACTTTAAGGAAGATTCAATCAAAAGCCACGAGCTGAAGGCGATGGGGAGCCCGCTCAAGGAAATGACGCCACAGGAAAAGGCGATCTTCCAATCGCTGGTCGACGACAGCTTTGCCCGCTTCAAGAAGATCGTCCAATCGGGCCGGAAGCGGTTCCGCGAGCATCCCGAGGAACTCGACAAGGTGGCCACGGGCCAGGTCTTCACGACCGGCCAGGCGCTGGCGTCGGGCTTGATCGACAAGGAAGGCTTCATCGAGGACGCCATCCAGCGCGTGATCGATCTGGGGGGCTTGAATAAGGACCGGGTCAAAGTCGTCAAATACAAAGAGCCGTTCCACCTGTTCAGCGGCCTCTTCGCCCAGTCGCAGGCCAGCCTGCGCGAGCCGTCGCTGAAGCTGCTGCTCGACATGTCGACGCCGCGGGGCTGGTACATCTTTGCCTGGCCAGCCGCGACGGAATAA
- a CDS encoding AAA family ATPase, producing MYETYWGLKPRLAGESLDPTGFYRGASHLEALARLHFLVEQHCRLGLVYGDWGAGKSYLLAVAAAEFRKPGCVVTRLAAGGLGPDDLVCQLAQAWSLNPDADWSTARLWQAIGDRAAEWHYQRREVVLLLDDLDEADLSLMAYVARLIALAQTIGLQLTVIASAHAHHLGALGRRLLELIELRVELLPWDLADTHGFVQATLARGGRQAPAFEPAAVERLYDLTLGNPRRVQHLVHLSLAAGAGQRLKLVDEHTVETVVAELGIPAPSPLPA from the coding sequence ATGTACGAAACCTATTGGGGCCTGAAGCCGCGCCTGGCTGGCGAGTCGCTCGACCCGACGGGCTTCTACCGCGGCGCCAGCCACCTAGAGGCGCTCGCGCGGCTGCACTTCCTGGTTGAACAGCATTGCCGGTTGGGCCTCGTCTATGGTGACTGGGGCGCAGGCAAGTCATATCTGCTGGCCGTCGCGGCAGCCGAATTCCGCAAGCCGGGGTGTGTGGTCACGCGACTGGCTGCGGGCGGTCTTGGTCCCGACGACCTGGTTTGTCAGTTGGCCCAGGCCTGGTCATTAAATCCTGATGCCGATTGGTCAACGGCGCGGCTGTGGCAAGCGATCGGTGACCGCGCTGCCGAGTGGCACTATCAGCGCCGCGAAGTGGTGCTGTTGCTCGACGACTTGGACGAGGCCGATTTGTCGCTGATGGCGTACGTGGCACGGCTGATTGCGCTGGCCCAGACGATTGGCCTGCAACTGACGGTCATCGCTTCGGCCCATGCACACCACCTGGGCGCGCTGGGTCGGCGGTTGCTCGAGCTAATCGAGCTGCGCGTCGAGTTGCTGCCGTGGGACCTGGCCGACACACACGGCTTTGTCCAAGCGACACTTGCTCGCGGTGGCCGGCAAGCACCGGCTTTTGAACCCGCCGCGGTCGAAAGGCTGTACGATTTGACATTGGGCAACCCACGCCGGGTACAGCATCTGGTGCATCTGTCGCTGGCGGCTGGGGCGGGCCAGCGTCTGAAGCTGGTCGACGAACACACGGTCGAAACCGTGGTGGCCGAGCTGGGCATTCCGGCCCCTTCGCCGCTGCCAGCTTAA